In Telopea speciosissima isolate NSW1024214 ecotype Mountain lineage chromosome 10, Tspe_v1, whole genome shotgun sequence, the DNA window TGGTCTAGGAGGGAGGTGACCAAGGGTAAGAGTAGAatttcacctaaaaaaaaagggtacaaTACCTCAGCCGATTGAGTCGATATCCTATCTTTCTCTTTTGATTGCTGATTTTTAGGAAAGTAAGAGTAAATGGAGAATGGAAGCCGAACttgggaagaaagagaaaagagagaagagaaaaatgatTTTGTGAGAGACGAGGATGGAGGAAAATCGTGCAGATGAGAAGAAACGTTTGATAGGAGATTTTCAAGGAGTTGAAGGGTCAAGCTCAAAGTGGgattttgaatcttcaaaaggAAGATTTTCTTTTACTGATTTTGGggatttatttttatgaaaattactccatttttggggttgggatttaaaagaaaggagagagagagatagaaagaaaCTAGGTGAGGGGAGAAGGAACTGGGAGAGTGATAGGGAGAGAGTGAAAGAAGGAAAGACAGAGGAGAGAAACAAGTAGAGATGAGTGTGGCTTCACATCATAGGTACGAAGTGACATTTGCCAGTTTTTCTCATTCCCTCGTCGGTTTACCCATAATGTAATTTTAGAGGTTATAATCCAAGAATAATGATCTCAACGATCTTATTGGTAAGCTTACCTTTTGTACCACTGTGTCTCACATTTGGTGAGAGTGGAATTTCAGGTTATTTCACATGTCAAGATTGAGGACTCGCATGATTTGTGATATTAAAGTGGACGTGTTTGATTTATGTTGTACTATCTCTTTCTCATAGACGAGTGCCTATCAATTCTTTTTGTTAGCTGATTTGTGGGGTATGCAGATATCttgattttatttggttttgtttcGTGTTGGTGTGATCTCAACTCCTTGTATGCCAGAGTTGAGGCTGCCCTCCCTTTGGGTTTTTGGCTTCGGCCTATCTCTTGTATATTTtcacttttctcttctttttataaattgatattacctatcaaaaaaaaaaataaataaataaataaataaataaaagagaagtgagagagGGAGACAGAGAGACCgacagtgagagagagagagggtctgACAAGGAGGCCGAGCAGGCGAGCACCCCCTCCCTTGTGCATGTGTGTGTTTGGGAGCCACATAGACTGCTGATGTGGCTTTTGTCCACTGTTttacaaaaacagaaaaagaaaaaaagaaaatggaaggtgaaaaaaatttgaaaattagaGGTTGAACAAGATAAATGATTTTTAGGGTCTAAGCATAGATCTTATGGATTTGGCCTAAATCTTTATGGGCCTAATTTAAAACACTTGATCGACCTAATTCTAAGTAATGATATGCTACAGATTTTTGTGCTTCATAAATTATTTTGCTCAAATGAGATTTAACATACCTAAATTAATGAACTAGCATATACAAGTGAACGAATTTCACAATCTAAACCCATATGAGATCCTAATGTGACCTACCAAGAAAGTAATAATGATATGAAAACACAACATGGACCTTATTAGAGCCTAATATGAATAATGacttaatttaataaaataaaagtatagaTAATCATAATTACAGATAAAGGGGTTTGTTTCGGTACTTAAAATAAATGATCATTGATTGAATAAATTAAATAGATGAGCAAAGTAAtattaaattcaaattttaatgTTAGTATATTTGATGATGGAACTTAAGATTTGATTAAAGTTAATAAATCAAGTAGAAGGAAGGTTAATTCGATTAACTGGTTACCTGGACATTAAAATGAATAAATCTATGTAGTGATACATATACTAAATAAATGACTCTAAAAGTTAAAAGAAAAGTGAGGATCCTAAATCCTAATATAACTTTAGGACTTAAAATAATATCTAAGGTTAGGTATATGTGAATAATTTTAATAAGAACAAATAATTTACTGACTCTAACAattaaataattacataagGACTTTGAACCTAAGGAACTTAATAGAAGGATCATGAGCAATAAAAGGATTTACAAGCTAGAATGAAATCCTAAACTAAAAGGATACGCAGCGCAATTCGAAATTCAAGGACACAAGCAAGAGGGAGTTCTTCCAGCTTCTTTCAAGCACAGATTGTATTGTGAGTGTAAATATTGTTTACTTTATGAATTTCCTATGTTAAATGTATGTACTTGATATGGAGATGATTTTACTTTATGTTCATTATAAAATGTAAATGCATGTATCGATGATGGGATTATATGATGATTTCGTTATTATGGAGAGTATGAtattcatggtttttttttttttttttgatgagaaatcaaaaaacatatatattaaacaaactGAAAGAGTACAAAGTTCATGTGATAGGTATTCTTAATCATGTTCTTAGCTATAGTTAGACAAAAAGTATCTCCATTATTCTTAAAATATACATCCTGAGTTAGGTTTGATATATATAGTAGGTCTTTGAAAAGATTCTAAGGCCATGggcatttggttggagatggaagaacatcagtGATCCATTTGTTGGCACACTAtatttctttaatcttcaacccaatgCAGGCAGTATGGTCGATTCCTTTTCGGATCGTAGAAAGGTCAGGGAGTAGATCTTCAGTGGCTCGGAtgtttcctacaacaaaaaacTTAAACCTGCCATCTATAAAAAAGATATAGGACCACCCTGCAACAGTCAATCTAGATGTATGgtatcctgcacagattaaaacaGGGAAATTGAGCAAAGGTAAGTTAAAAGAAGAAATGTTAAGAGAAACCAGTGAATGTTGTTGTATTACATCCTAGGAAGAAAACGAGAGGGGGGAATAAGTTTTGATCAACGGTCCATTTGTGGATATGATTCATGATCCACATAGGATCGGGTTTCTCCGAGCCAATAACAACTTTATTCTTAGTTAGCCAAATATaataacatgtgataataaaaatacaaaaaaacccataaaactACTTGGCTATCAGACCTgctaagaaaaataaacaaacagaACAGTTTCAGATGGAAACGAAAGGATTGTTATGATGTTACTCCAGGTATTGAGTGGAATTGTATGAAGGACATAAAAGATCTGTTATTGTCATGTAGATCATGGGCGTGGCATTTACTTTTCCTTCGACAAAGTTGACCTTCAAGTCCTACCCTGATGATCCCCATAaggtgaaattttattttagtgaAGGTTCAGAAATGGTACGTggcagaaaaaaaatatttattttaagaaaaaattcACGGACACCCCTTGCATTTTAATCGAATGGCACAAGCACTCCAAAAACTTTCGAGATATCATGGACCACCCCTTATGTTTtgactttattattattaagtccactccgttaggtgtTTACAGTTAAGTGATGGTTAATTTTTTCTAAATGACAATACTACCCTTACTTAACCTGGTGAACTCATTCTTTTCTTTGGCAAGCCCCTAACtaattcatcttcttcttcttccattttttgtttctccATTTTCCCACCTTCCATTATCATAATCGTGAGTGAACCCCTTCTTATCCTTTGATTCTCTTTCACTGAACCTGAATCCCAATTTTCTCCACTTGTCAATTCACTTTCCTCCCCCATCTCTACCTTCCCTGCAACTACCAAGACACCGTCCCTATTTGAAACGCCGCCATCATCTATTTTCTGCTGCATCTAAACCCTCTTCAGTTTTATTGATTGAAATCTCTAAATCCTGACCCCATCTTTGATTTCACCAATAACCTAACCCATCTCCTCCGTCCCTGATTCCACTCTATCTCTACCATGGCTGAACCCCATCTATCTCACTATATTTCCTATAACTATTAAAGAACAAAATCTCCATTTTTTCTGGCTTTGACTTAGGAATCCCCCTTTCAGTCCCTGAAATTAAAAATTGCTTCTAGTTCCTATTTCGAATAAAAAACTTGTGTCCTTCTTTTAGTTACCTGATTGCTGCTCTTATGGTTCTAGAATTTCTAGGTGCCTTATTTTTTTGAACTCTTTTAAGTTTCCATGGAAAATGCTACTAAATGCAGTAGAAAGGGCGAAATAACCGCCCTACCCTTATGAAAAATGGAAATGCCACCCCCATTGATACCAATGGGTATGCTATCACTGGCCCCCACGTGCATGTAGGGGTTACGTTCCCCCACAATGAACATCAACacttatattatataatatgtactatataatatattatcttaatataaaatataatatatatatactactttatatattataatagggaagcagttttctgtacaggagtgtggcctacgccagcactcccatatgtctatctATCTCCtgctcaaaacaagggggcagagctgtctttttacatggggaggagagagatagactcatgggagtgctggcgtaggccacactcccggacaaagaactttctcccattataatattatattatataatataaaaggaaggctcttgttatatatatacgaataacataataataatatggaGAAAAGAACAGTACTACCTGATCATGTGGCTCACGTAGCTCttacgcctagacacagaagCATGCAAAAGTATCACACGGCAATGCTTGCGCATGCGTGTCCATTGAACAGCGTGCATGTGGAAGTTCTAAAGGCCTAGATAGCAATTTCTTGCACTAATGATATATTCTTCACTTAAGCATACCAaacatatttttcattatataatctattaaaTCTGATAGTAACCAAACGATTATTATTTATAAGCCATATCCCAAtatcataattgattattcataaataggtcATACATATATAAGTATAAACAATGCCACAGAGAGTCTTAAATTAAGGAGCAAAATAATTTATGAACATTTAGCATATTAACCAAGAAAATATTGGAACCCATTTATTGACCAAGTTAAAGACCGTATAACAATTGATCAAGATTAAATATCACTAAGAATGAAATTATTAGAATCCATCTAATAAATGGTTCGTTTAAAAACGGTTTAGAGTTAAACAGGTCCCTATCCCAGTTAAGGCCTGGTAATCAACTGAGTCCAACCCGATTAGCTAAATGGATGGTCACAGTGCATGGCTAGAGATTGGTGAAGCCAAGTTAGGCCTGACCTGTTGGCAGTCCAAGATTACAAGGTACATCATCGGAAATAAATGGATGAATACGAGTCTCTAAAGCAATAATTGGATCTTCAAGGTTTATCACATGGGTTGGAACTCCAGTGCTGCAATTGTACCAAATCAACTTGTCAAAATTCGTCACCAAAATACTATCCATAGTGTCCATTGCCAATATAAAATACTGGCGTCCCACAATCCGGTTTAGTGGTTCCAAGCTCAACGTGTATTTCTTTTTCCATGTCGTCTCTGATTTCAAGTAATCTTCCATCACCCACACCTCAATCCATGACCAAGATTCAGCCGTCTCCTTAAGTTTTGGAGTGTATATCATCCCAAGATGCCCATCACAATTCACTAAGAAATTGTCAAAATTCATAgcttctacttcttcctcttGGGATTGAGGAGGCAACATGATAAACCTACAATTCTCTTTATAAAGATCGAAAGCAAATATTTGTTTTTCGTTACCAAAAGAGGTCGTTAACCAGTGAAAAGAACCATGCAAAAAAACCTCCCGTTTCAAATAAGATAACCTCGGAAATTCCCAATGCGTCCTCCATGCCCAGTTCTTGGAATCAAATATCTCACATCCACAACGGGATGAGAATCGAACAATCTTGTAATGCAACGGATTTGATTTCACTACCACTAACCCCATTGTCTCTGGGTAATAACCATTCATAGGATTTGGAATTTCTGTCCATTGCCTCGTCGCTGGCTTGCACACGTAGaacctgatgatgatgatgaaattggagtggtaaaaatacaaaatatatatataattagggAAACATCAAGaagtgcacaaggctccagCCACTACGTAATCTGGGAAAGGTCTGACATCATAATGTACTGTTTTCATAGAAAAGCTGTTTCCAAGCTCATctaacctgtgaccacttgatcacaataaAACAATCTTTACCCTGTTAACACCAAGACCCACGTACCCTCTAAACAATATTAAGACCTAGAACATAAATTTTAGTAATTGAACATTCTTTAACCAAAAGagattaaattaataaaaatagcaATTAATACCTCTTTGGGCCCGGCTTGTGATCGCTTTTACTCATGCAGCAAACCAGACCTTGTGCGTGATAAGAAGAGGTACATATCCTACGGTTTATCCCTGGTATAAATTTAAGAGAGAtcgatgatggtgatggtgatggtgatggtgatggcgATGGCGGCAGCAGAGAGGATGCATTAATGGAGCTGACAAAGCTGGTGTGAAATCTCTTCTCAGTAGCATATTGAATGAAATAGCCAGAAACTGATTGTGTCCTCTGACAATGGAGGCGTCTGAATGTGGAGTCATATGTGAGAGCATTCCAATCTCTACAAACCCATTTGCATCGCCGAAGAAGATCATCGAGAGCCACACGAGTTAGTATCTCATACAGGATTTCACCAGGTAATATTATtgttggtgaagaagaagaagatcgtgAGTTGCTGCTgtactctccttcttcttcttcttcttcttcttccttcattatTCACTAGCGGAAGATATGGTTGCTAAGAAGAACAATCTCAAGACATAGGTTTTCTAAATTTAAGAGTTAGTTCGGAACTTAAATCGGTGCGTTTGCTTAGAGGTTAAGTAGGTAGTTAGTTAGCCTTGTAGAACTTGGAGAGCAAGTAATGGATTAGTGATAATATTCTATTAATGATGAAAAGCATCCTCAACCTTCGGATTTGGATAATTCACCTCCCTAACCAGAGGTTAAGATTTTGTCATAAAAATTTGAGCTTTTCCAAATTTTGGAAAGATGAGTTTTAATAGTATTCTACTAGTAGAaaatcttcttatttttttctttttattttttatttttatgtcaaATAGGGTTTGAAGATTCATGGATTTTGAACAACATTCTCCTCAACATCATGATTCATGAACGAGTTTAGACCTCTATTGTATCAACATCCCCAAACTGTGAACTCCTACAAGGCTTTGCTATCCACAATGGCGTGGAGACTCTTTAGTGATCCAATGTTTCACTAGACACAATTCTTGAAATCAACTTACTTTTCAAAATGTGATTTTCTAGAACCTACAATGGGAAATTCCCCATCATGGATCTGGAGAAGCATCATCGAGGGTGTAGGAATGTTCTGACAGAAGGCCTCCTTTGGAAAATTGGTGTTGGggataaaattcaaatttggaCAGACCAATGTGTAACAACCTGATTTTCCCTAGAAAATCTTAAGACATGTTTTCCGTAATCGTCAGGTGTTGATCGTTTCGATCCCCGACAAACTCCTAAGATTTAATATTTTTCGCCCTAAGATAATTTTATTTACAAACTTTCGGTGATTTTCTCATTTGAAAATGTGTTAGGTGATGGATAGCATACAATGATTTAGTTTTGAGAacttaataaaatatattttggtAAAAGAGAATTTAATAAATTAATAGCTTTGcccatttgtttttattttaactaTACAGATAATAGGTCCCATGTTCAAGCTCCATCAATAACATT includes these proteins:
- the LOC122643205 gene encoding F-box protein At5g07610-like, producing the protein MKEEEEEEEEGEYSSNSRSSSSSPTIILPGEILYEILTRVALDDLLRRCKWVCRDWNALTYDSTFRRLHCQRTQSVSGYFIQYATEKRFHTSFVSSINASSLLPPSPSPSPSPSPSSISLKFIPGINRRICTSSYHAQGLVCCMSKSDHKPGPKRFYVCKPATRQWTEIPNPMNGYYPETMGLVVVKSNPLHYKIVRFSSRCGCEIFDSKNWAWRTHWEFPRLSYLKREVFLHGSFHWLTTSFGNEKQIFAFDLYKENCRFIMLPPQSQEEEVEAMNFDNFLVNCDGHLGMIYTPKLKETAESWSWIEVWVMEDYLKSETTWKKKYTLSLEPLNRIVGRQYFILAMDTMDSILVTNFDKLIWYNCSTGVPTHVINLEDPIIALETRIHPFISDDVPCNLGLPTGQA